GACCTACAAAAGTTGTTTGACCGGCTTAGGAAGTACAAGTTGAGGCTTAATCCCAATAAACATACATTTGGGGTAAAATCAGGAAAGCTATTAGGGTTCATTGTCAGCATAAAGAAATAGAAATTGATCCAGAGAAAGCGAATGCGATCATCAACATGCCTCCCCCCAAGAACTAGAAGGAAGTGCGAGGTTTTCTAGGAATAATTCAATATATCAGTCGATTCATCGCGCAACTAACTTTGGTTTGCGCACCAATCTTTAACTTGCTAAGAAAGAAATCACTAAAGGAGTGGAATGAAGAGTGTCAAGAGGCGTTTGATCAGATAAAGAAGTATTTGTCCAATCCACCTGTGTTGGTTCCTCCGGTCCCTGAGAAACCTTTATTATTGTATTTATCAGTAACTGACTCATCAATGGGGGAAGTTTtaggaaaatatgatgaagatggTAAGAAAGAGCGGGAGATTTACTATATTAGCAAGACATTGTCCGGATATGAATCAAAATACTCAACATTAGAGAAAACATGCCTTTCCCTTGTCTGGGCTACTCAACGTCTTAGACATTACATGTTATCTCATTCAGTGCAGTTGTTATCAAGGATGGACCCACTTAAATATCTTTTTGAAAAGCCGATGATCTCAGGAGAATGGTCAGGTGGCAGTTGTTGCTAGAAGAATTTGACATCACTTATGTAACACAAAAGTCAATAAAGGGAATAACAATAGCTGATCACTTAGCAGCACAATCTATTCCAAATTGTGAGACACTCATAACAGAATTTCCTGACGAGCATATTCTTGTTGCTGATCAAGATGATGAAGGTGAATTGTGGAGGATGTATTTTGATGGAGCAATGAACCCAGTTGGTAAAGGAGCGAGGGCAATTTTGATATCTCCTGATGAGGTACACATTccgatttctattcgattgaatttCAACTGTACTAACAACATGGCTAAATATGAAGCATGCATTGTTAGCTTGAGAGCTTCCTTGGAGTTATCAGTCAAGAAGTTGGAGGTATATGGAGATTCGTTGCTGATTGTCAATCAAACACAGAAAGTCTGGAAGATCAAGGAAGAAAAGCTAGTTCCATCCATGAATTCCTCATGAAGCTGGTGGAGAAATTTGACTGCATTACTTTTCATCATATTTATAGAGACAATAATCAGTTTTCAAATGCATTAGcttctttagcatcactaatccCGATCCCAAGAGATTCTACAGTCAAACCCATCGAGGTGGCACGAAGAGAGAAACCAGATTACTGTTATGTTGTTGAGATCGAAGCAGAAACACCTGAAGGAGATCCATGGTACGATGATATCAAGTATTATTTATAGGATCACACGATGCCAGACGGGTTGAGCAGAAAAGAGCGTCGTTACATACAACGCATGTTCTTTCAATTCATCATCCTCGGAGGAGTGCTTTATAAAAAATCTTATGATGggattttgttgaggtgtgtagACGGATATGAAGCTCGACGCCTTCTTAGTGAGATACATCAAGGAATTTGCGGCCCACATATGAACGGACAcatgttatcaaggaaaattcTTCGAATGAGATATGATTGGACAACAATGGAGTCAGATTGTTTCAAGTACGTGAAAATATGCCATAAATGTAAAATACATGCCAATTTATTACATTTGCCACCGACCGAGTTGCACCCTCTTACATCACCATGGCCTTTTTTCTGTTTGGGGAATTGACGTGATTTGGAAGTTAAATCCTTCCGCATCAAATGGGCATGAGTACATCATAGTGGCAATTGATTATTTTATAAAGTGGGTAGAAGCAATATCTGTAAAGAATCCTACGGGGAATCAGACTGTTAAGTTCCTTATGAACATCATCATATGTCGTTACGGATTTCCAAATGAGATTATATCAGATAATGGATCCAACTTTGTTTGCAAGGAAGTAAAAAGGGAGTATGAAAAGTGCAAAATCCAGCTAAGGAACTCAAACGTTTACAGGCCGCAAACCAATGGTGCTGTGGAAGCTGCAAATAAGACATTAGGAATAATCTTGAAGAAGATGACAGAAACATACAAAGATTGGAGTGAGAAGTTactggaaaagcgggggtctaacaacctcaccaaatatttcgattagcaatctgtatggactaactctaatatacttttatgagaatcaactagacatttagactcaatcaatagaaaagtatatcaaagagttcttatatctctatctcttgatttaaatcttactcaagcaatctgcgagtctcgattaaatacaagagagataaacttggacggtaccaaagaccaatgtccaaggatcaatcaatttccaatcaataaccaaaggttggatttcataattgatcgatacaaacgcacaacctgtgatatttcaattatataacaaaatataatgcggaatagaaataacacagacaccagaagttttgttaacgaggaaaccgcaaatgcagaaaaaccccgggacctagtccagattgaacaccacactgtattaagccgctacaaacactagcctacaacaaactaacttcggtctggactgtagttgaaccctaatcaatctcacactgattcaaggtacagttctgatcacagcaggatactacgcacatgattcccttagctgatctcacccacaaccaagagttgctacgacccaaattcgaagactttaataaacaaatatgtatcacacagaaaagtctacaaagatagataaatctgtctccatagataaacctaaaagttttgttctgtcttttgataaaaatcaaggtgaacaagaaccaattgataaaccggacttatattcccaaagaacagcctagtattatcaatcacctcacaataatctaaatcgtatggtagcgaaactagatattgcggaatcacaaacaatgagacgaagatgtttgtgatttctttttatcttgccctatcggagatataatctcaagtcaattattccaattgaactcgtacgatagaaaatggcaagatcagatcgctcaactacaagagaagtagtttcgtctggcttcacaatcccaatgaagtctttcaatcgttaatcgacagggtctcgagaagaaacctacgattaaaggataatcgactctagcaaactacctagtatcacacaggaggtgtggggattagttttgcacagttgctagacgtctccttatatagttttcaaatcagggtttgcaatctagttaccttggtaataaagaattcaatattcaccgttagatgaaaaacctgatttatccaagctaatattcaaccgttagatcgaaatttagcttgtcacacacaaatgaaatgtattcatttaggtttgagtaaccgtacctaaacgtgtacattggttggttcacaaatggttgaccaatggttagccatatgagtgctttcatatcaaccgtattcatctttctcataactagttcaaatgactcataagaactagttcaagagtttttcaattgcttaggtctttatacatagacacaattgaaacaaaatcggtttgattcatttgaatcaattcatgaacaatatacccacggtttacaaagattgcattccttataatttattgttttaagtccatgaactaccgatttgagaaatagccagcttgggtacgcgtattgGTATGCGTACCTAGGCTaacggattttgagttggttttagtttccaaactcagtagactttttcaggtgaaaaagttccgccagtacgcgtacgggtacacgtacctaaggtgactggttttttgaGTTCGTATActtcaaacccagcagaatttcacggacgtgaacttccactagtatgcgtacgggtacacatacccaacctgtctccttaaccaataaCGCAtgtacacatatgcacacacttggtttccgacatatggatttatacacaaatgtgcgaacacactaaatgtttacatccatagatggttacatattctcaactctacatttcaatcattgaaacattcttctataatgttataatagtcgttagacataaagaatcgactatcgtcatcaaagctattttcaagattgaaacgtcatcatgactttcgtcacgggtaaagatgaagatggttaaagaaaaagcttatcaacacgtatttcgagaaaaagataggcgagtaaactcggctcgaaataacaaatgtgtatgtatgaaaact
This is a stretch of genomic DNA from Papaver somniferum cultivar HN1 chromosome 1, ASM357369v1, whole genome shotgun sequence. It encodes these proteins:
- the LOC113358287 gene encoding uncharacterized protein LOC113358287, encoding MVRWQLLLEEFDITYVTQKSIKGITIADHLAAQSIPNCETLITEFPDEHILVADQDDEGELWRMYFDGAMNPVGKGARAILISPDELESFLGVISQEVGGIWRFVADCQSNTESLEDQGRKASSIHEFLMKLVEKFDCITFHHIYRDNNQFSNALASLASLIPIPRDSTVKPIEVARREKPDYCYVVEIEAETPEGDPWYDDIKYYL